The proteins below come from a single Acidovorax sp. NCPPB 4044 genomic window:
- a CDS encoding glucose 1-dehydrogenase, giving the protein MPLDPRTAGPRPPFTEQQPLKPPGAETDMHPRPDYGASSYQGSGRLQGRRAVITGGDSGIGRAVALAFAREGADVLIAYLPEEEGDARATLDIVTAEGRRAVGVPGDIREEAHCNAIIERAVKELGGIDILVNNAAYQMSHESIDEISAEEFDRTFRTNVYATFFLSKAAARHMPPGSAIINTVSVNADKPNQTLLAYASTKGALQNFTGGLAQLLAGKGIRVNCVAPGPVWTPLIPSTLPIERAREFGQQVPLQRPGQPAEVAPAYVMLASDQASFISGATVAVTGGVPII; this is encoded by the coding sequence ATGCCTCTCGATCCCCGCACCGCCGGACCCCGCCCGCCCTTCACCGAACAGCAGCCGCTGAAGCCCCCGGGCGCCGAAACCGACATGCATCCCCGCCCCGACTACGGCGCATCGTCGTACCAGGGCTCGGGCCGGCTGCAGGGGCGCCGCGCGGTCATCACGGGCGGCGACAGCGGCATCGGCCGCGCGGTGGCGCTGGCCTTCGCGCGCGAAGGCGCTGACGTGCTGATCGCCTACCTGCCCGAGGAAGAGGGCGATGCGCGCGCCACCCTCGACATCGTCACCGCCGAGGGGCGCCGCGCCGTCGGCGTGCCGGGCGACATCCGCGAGGAAGCGCACTGCAACGCCATCATCGAGCGCGCGGTGAAGGAGCTGGGCGGCATCGACATCCTGGTCAACAACGCGGCCTACCAGATGTCGCACGAAAGCATCGACGAGATCTCGGCCGAGGAATTCGACCGCACCTTCCGCACCAACGTCTATGCCACGTTCTTCCTCAGCAAGGCGGCGGCGCGGCACATGCCGCCGGGCAGCGCCATCATCAACACCGTCTCGGTGAATGCCGACAAGCCCAACCAGACGCTGCTGGCCTACGCCTCCACCAAGGGCGCGCTGCAGAACTTCACGGGCGGGCTCGCGCAGCTGCTGGCCGGCAAGGGCATCCGCGTGAACTGCGTGGCGCCCGGGCCGGTCTGGACGCCGCTGATCCCCTCCACCCTGCCGATCGAACGCGCGCGCGAATTCGGCCAGCAGGTGCCGCTGCAGCGCCCGGGCCAGCCGGCCGAGGTGGCGCCGGCCTACGTGATGCTGGCCTCCGACCAGGCCAGCTTCATCTCGGGCGCCACCGTGGCCGTGACCGGCGGCGTGCCGATCATTTGA
- a CDS encoding surface layer protein NpdA, with translation MPALHIARAASAFLLCGLGLAAPSLAGVIAGTGATPSRSQLGATDAASLQPATGQTGHVLLVPYFTAQQGQMTVLHFVNTDLSNGKAIKLRIRGAANGDSLLTMTLLLSAGDMWTGAITAGADGRAQLVTADNSCSAPRLASGTPQPFATDRLSPSWTVQERAGHTREGTIEAIVAADIPSAAVYGTTSQDRSALYTAIRQINDVAPCTGSAIDAALLEDTSDEATAAARGFATPSGGVGGTWYVIDVPAATTFSSPMTTLQAFTTAGQPARGNYVLFPPTDQAIAQPERYTADPLLVSGGYATRQKDIDGATNLPTSAAVIQARAYDLPDLSTPYHLPASEPNARRTAAELSEVFAAREVRNQYSTETSISAQTDWVVGMPTKRYSVALDYATGVRTYSVVPPAGTGDQFFHTDNTLVSGGKVCSNNAGWSFLVASRDATVSTSGAAIPTALPLVPLLCGAVSVAAFGGSSPLSASVALSPLRSGLVSGWATLQINDIPGLPVIGAAFTKLVNPSATPGVAGHYGLLYPHMVRQP, from the coding sequence ATGCCTGCCCTGCACATCGCCCGCGCCGCGAGCGCCTTCCTGCTGTGCGGCCTCGGGCTCGCGGCGCCCTCCCTGGCGGGGGTCATCGCCGGCACGGGCGCCACGCCGTCGCGCAGCCAGCTCGGCGCCACCGATGCGGCGTCGCTGCAGCCCGCCACGGGCCAGACGGGCCACGTGCTGCTGGTGCCCTACTTCACCGCGCAGCAGGGACAGATGACGGTGCTGCACTTCGTGAACACCGATCTCTCCAACGGCAAGGCCATCAAGCTGCGCATCCGCGGCGCGGCCAACGGCGACAGCCTGCTCACCATGACGCTGCTGCTGTCGGCCGGCGACATGTGGACCGGCGCGATCACCGCGGGGGCCGACGGCCGCGCGCAGCTCGTCACCGCGGACAACTCCTGCTCCGCGCCCCGGCTTGCCTCCGGCACGCCACAGCCCTTCGCCACCGACCGCCTGAGCCCCTCGTGGACGGTGCAGGAGCGCGCCGGCCACACGCGCGAGGGCACCATCGAAGCCATCGTGGCGGCCGACATTCCCTCGGCCGCCGTGTACGGCACCACCAGCCAGGACCGCTCGGCGCTCTACACGGCGATCCGCCAGATCAATGACGTGGCCCCGTGCACCGGCTCGGCCATCGACGCGGCGCTGCTGGAGGACACCAGCGACGAGGCCACCGCCGCCGCCCGCGGCTTCGCCACGCCCTCGGGCGGCGTGGGCGGCACCTGGTACGTGATCGACGTGCCCGCGGCCACCACGTTCTCTTCGCCCATGACGACGCTGCAGGCCTTCACCACGGCCGGCCAGCCCGCGCGCGGCAACTATGTGCTCTTCCCCCCCACCGACCAGGCCATCGCCCAGCCCGAGCGCTACACGGCCGATCCGCTGCTGGTCTCGGGCGGCTACGCCACGCGCCAGAAGGACATCGACGGCGCCACCAACCTGCCCACCAGCGCCGCGGTGATCCAGGCCCGCGCCTACGACCTGCCCGACCTCTCCACGCCCTACCACCTGCCCGCCTCGGAGCCGAACGCGCGCCGCACGGCGGCCGAGCTGTCGGAAGTGTTCGCCGCGCGCGAGGTGCGCAACCAGTATTCGACCGAGACCTCCATCTCCGCGCAGACCGACTGGGTGGTGGGCATGCCCACCAAGCGCTACAGCGTGGCCCTGGATTACGCCACCGGGGTGCGCACGTACTCCGTGGTGCCGCCGGCCGGCACGGGCGACCAGTTCTTCCACACCGACAACACGCTGGTCTCCGGCGGCAAGGTGTGCAGCAACAACGCCGGCTGGTCGTTCCTGGTGGCGTCGCGCGACGCCACGGTGTCCACCAGCGGCGCCGCCATTCCCACGGCGCTGCCGCTGGTGCCGCTGCTGTGCGGCGCGGTATCGGTGGCGGCCTTCGGCGGCAGCTCGCCGCTGTCGGCCTCGGTGGCGCTGTCGCCGCTGCGCAGCGGGCTGGTCTCCGGCTGGGCCACGCTGCAGATCAACGACATCCCGGGCCTGCCCGTGATCGGCGCCGCGTTCACCAAGCTCGTCAACCCCAGCGCCACGCCGGGCGTGGCCGGCCACTACGGCCTGCTGTACCCGCACATGGTCCGCCAGCCCTGA
- a CDS encoding IS1 family transposase produces MTLQCPDCQHQEVRNAGTSRHGHRRWACKACGRTFGDKNYRLIDSQTRERALALYAEGMSARAIERIVGVSHNSVLNWVRKEVADQALQPIPPATQQVVEIDEMWSYAGSKKDPSGSGGP; encoded by the coding sequence ATGACCCTGCAATGCCCCGACTGCCAGCACCAAGAAGTCCGCAACGCCGGTACGAGCCGACATGGTCACCGACGCTGGGCGTGCAAAGCCTGCGGGCGAACCTTCGGCGACAAGAACTACCGTCTGATCGACAGCCAGACCCGGGAGCGGGCACTGGCGCTGTATGCCGAAGGCATGTCTGCAAGGGCGATCGAGCGCATCGTGGGGGTGAGCCACAACTCCGTGCTGAACTGGGTGCGCAAGGAGGTGGCAGACCAAGCCCTGCAGCCGATACCACCTGCGACCCAGCAGGTCGTGGAGATCGACGAGATGTGGAGCTACGCGGGTTCCAAAAAAGACCCATCTGGCTCTGGTGGGCCATAG
- a CDS encoding glutathione S-transferase family protein, whose amino-acid sequence MLTVHHLETSRSQRVLWLLEELGVAYDLRRYARDPRTRLAPPELKRIHALGKSPVIEDGGEVIAESGAIIEHIAERYGAGAPGELAHLVPLPGTPEHRQCRFWMHYAEGSLMNWLVMKLVFKTLPTQPMPFFVRPIAYAICGKAQKKLVDPNLATALAFMEEHLSRNAWFAGDAISIADFQMSFAVEAALSRTSGAGEFTAVHAWRDRVNARPAYQRAIAQGGPVVMGG is encoded by the coding sequence ATGCTGACCGTCCACCACCTCGAAACCTCCCGCTCCCAGCGCGTGCTCTGGCTCCTCGAAGAGCTGGGCGTGGCCTACGACCTCCGGCGCTATGCGCGCGACCCGCGCACGCGCCTCGCGCCGCCCGAACTCAAGCGCATCCACGCGCTGGGCAAATCGCCCGTGATCGAAGATGGCGGCGAAGTGATCGCCGAATCCGGCGCGATCATCGAGCACATCGCCGAGCGCTACGGCGCCGGCGCCCCGGGCGAGCTGGCGCACCTCGTGCCGCTGCCCGGCACGCCGGAGCACCGGCAGTGCCGCTTCTGGATGCACTACGCCGAGGGCTCGCTCATGAACTGGCTGGTGATGAAGCTGGTCTTCAAGACCCTGCCCACGCAGCCCATGCCGTTCTTCGTACGGCCCATCGCGTACGCCATCTGCGGCAAGGCGCAGAAGAAACTGGTGGACCCGAACCTCGCCACGGCCCTGGCCTTCATGGAAGAGCACCTCTCGCGCAACGCGTGGTTCGCGGGCGATGCGATCAGCATCGCCGACTTCCAGATGAGCTTCGCGGTGGAGGCAGCGCTGTCGCGCACCAGCGGCGCGGGCGAATTCACCGCCGTGCACGCCTGGCGCGACCGCGTCAACGCACGGCCCGCGTACCAGCGCGCCATCGCGCAGGGCGGGCCGGTGGTGATGGGCGGCTGA
- a CDS encoding DUF2145 domain-containing protein yields the protein MSHRWQATRRFAVCAVALAAALAAGGAQAGRSCEARRPTPQSIERGMALAERTARALDAEHRRSGARVVLLARAGQDLSKYGVRYSHLGWAYRTPEGPWRVAHKLNECGTAVGSLYLQGLGEFFLDDLWRHEAVWLVPAPEVQARLADVLADRSRSLALHQRAYSMVSYAWGTRYQQSNQWALETLALAMEPATVRTRSQAQAWLRFKGYEPTVLRIGPLTRLGGRVTAANVAFDDHPDRDRFADRIATVTVDSVLAWMPRAGLGAEPATLALDAGR from the coding sequence ATGTCCCATCGATGGCAGGCCACCCGGCGCTTCGCCGTGTGCGCCGTGGCGCTGGCCGCGGCGCTGGCGGCCGGCGGCGCCCAGGCGGGGCGCTCGTGCGAGGCCCGGCGTCCCACGCCCCAGAGCATCGAGCGCGGCATGGCGCTGGCCGAGCGCACGGCGCGCGCCCTCGACGCGGAGCACCGGCGCAGCGGCGCGCGCGTCGTGCTGCTGGCGCGGGCCGGGCAGGACCTCTCGAAATACGGCGTGCGCTACTCGCACCTGGGCTGGGCCTACCGCACACCCGAGGGCCCCTGGCGCGTGGCGCACAAGCTCAACGAATGCGGCACGGCCGTGGGCAGCCTCTATTTGCAGGGCCTGGGAGAGTTCTTCCTGGACGACCTGTGGCGCCACGAGGCCGTGTGGCTCGTGCCCGCGCCCGAGGTGCAGGCGCGGCTGGCCGACGTACTGGCCGACCGCTCCCGCAGCCTGGCCCTGCACCAGCGCGCCTACAGCATGGTGAGCTACGCCTGGGGCACGCGCTACCAGCAGTCCAACCAGTGGGCGCTGGAGACGCTGGCACTGGCCATGGAGCCCGCCACCGTGCGCACGCGCAGCCAGGCGCAGGCGTGGCTGCGCTTCAAGGGCTACGAGCCCACCGTGCTGCGCATCGGCCCGCTCACGCGGCTGGGCGGGCGCGTCACGGCGGCCAACGTGGCCTTCGACGACCATCCGGACCGCGACCGCTTCGCCGACCGCATCGCCACGGTCACGGTGGACTCGGTGCTCGCGTGGATGCCCCGCGCGGGCCTGGGTGCGGAGCCCGCCACGCTGGCGCTGGACGCGGGCCGGTGA
- the tgt gene encoding tRNA guanosine(34) transglycosylase Tgt, protein MLQFELLATDPGSHARRGTLTLNHGVVQTPIFMPVGTYGTVKGVMPRSLHEMGAQIILGNTFHLWMRPGLDVMQSFGGLHGFEQWDKPILTDSGGFQVWSLGAMRKITEEGVQFASPVNGDKLFMSPEVSMQIQTVLNSDIAMQLDECTPYETNGHKTTEAEARKSMEMSLRWARRSQDEFRRLENPNALFGIVQGGMFKHLRQESLERLVEMDFPGYAVGGVSVGEPKDEMLDIMSHTPHRLPAHKPRYLMGVGTPEDLVQGVAEGVDMFDCVMPTRNARNGTIFTRHGDLKIRNARHKADHQPLDPTCTCHACAGTEGVAWADGGRGGFSRAYLHHLDRCGEMLGPMLTTVHNLHYYLNLMREVREALDAGRFGEFRQRFAADRARGI, encoded by the coding sequence ATGCTTCAATTCGAACTTCTCGCGACCGACCCCGGCAGCCACGCGCGGCGCGGCACGCTCACGCTCAACCACGGCGTGGTGCAGACCCCCATCTTCATGCCCGTGGGCACCTACGGCACCGTCAAGGGCGTGATGCCCCGCAGCCTGCACGAGATGGGCGCGCAGATCATCCTGGGCAATACCTTCCACCTCTGGATGCGCCCCGGCCTGGACGTGATGCAGAGCTTCGGCGGACTGCACGGCTTCGAGCAGTGGGACAAGCCCATCCTCACCGACTCGGGCGGCTTCCAGGTCTGGTCGCTCGGCGCGATGCGCAAGATCACCGAAGAGGGCGTGCAGTTCGCGAGCCCGGTCAACGGCGACAAGCTCTTCATGTCGCCCGAGGTGAGCATGCAGATCCAGACGGTGCTCAACTCCGACATCGCCATGCAGCTCGACGAGTGCACGCCCTACGAGACCAACGGCCACAAGACCACCGAGGCCGAGGCGCGCAAGTCGATGGAGATGAGCCTGCGCTGGGCGCGCCGCAGCCAGGACGAGTTCCGGCGCCTGGAGAACCCCAACGCGCTGTTCGGCATCGTGCAGGGCGGCATGTTCAAGCACCTGCGCCAGGAGTCGCTGGAGCGGCTGGTGGAGATGGATTTCCCCGGCTATGCCGTGGGCGGGGTGAGCGTCGGCGAGCCCAAGGACGAGATGCTGGACATCATGTCCCACACGCCCCACCGCCTGCCGGCCCACAAGCCGCGCTACCTCATGGGCGTGGGTACGCCCGAGGACCTGGTGCAGGGCGTGGCCGAGGGCGTGGACATGTTCGACTGCGTGATGCCCACGCGCAATGCCCGCAACGGCACGATCTTCACGCGCCACGGCGACCTGAAGATCCGCAACGCCCGCCACAAGGCCGACCACCAGCCGCTGGACCCCACCTGCACCTGCCACGCCTGCGCGGGCACCGAGGGCGTGGCCTGGGCCGACGGCGGGCGCGGCGGCTTCAGCCGTGCCTACCTGCACCACCTCGACCGCTGCGGCGAGATGCTGGGCCCGATGCTCACCACGGTGCACAACCTGCACTACTACCTGAACCTGATGCGCGAGGTGCGCGAAGCGCTGGACGCCGGCCGGTTCGGCGAATTCCGGCAGCGTTTCGCGGCCGACCGCGCGCGCGGGATCTGA
- a CDS encoding zinc ribbon domain-containing protein, giving the protein MAKSLRLSEKWFRRGLWLVSLVFASFLIGLGGTLVGDLPRVEAPLQLDDFLDRPAAEALRAEVRAAGTAEEQAQAALEQAQLQRSKARSESQAAHESFNNWIATRSATQQAEHNPEVVQRTQGLDALKVRERQAQQAVEAQQQAALDARQAAAAARQRLGQLEAAGYESMRAAQRKVEMRVFLYRLALTLPLLVVAGWLFAKKRKSTWWPFVWGFIFFALFAFFVELVPYLPSYGGYVRSIVGIVVTVLVGRYAILALNRYLERQRQAEALPDAQRREELSYDVALARLDKGVCPGCERPVDLKNTAIDFCPHCGIGLFDRCGACSTRKSAFARFCHACGTAAAPAGGA; this is encoded by the coding sequence ATGGCCAAATCCCTGCGCCTGTCCGAGAAGTGGTTCCGCCGCGGGCTGTGGCTCGTGTCGCTGGTGTTCGCGAGCTTCCTCATCGGCCTGGGCGGCACGCTGGTGGGCGACCTGCCCCGGGTGGAGGCGCCGCTGCAGCTCGACGACTTCCTCGACCGCCCCGCGGCCGAGGCCCTGCGCGCCGAGGTGCGCGCGGCCGGCACGGCCGAGGAGCAGGCGCAGGCGGCGCTGGAGCAGGCCCAGCTGCAGCGCAGCAAGGCGCGCAGCGAGAGCCAGGCCGCGCACGAGAGCTTCAACAACTGGATCGCCACGCGCAGCGCCACGCAGCAGGCCGAGCACAACCCCGAGGTGGTGCAGCGCACCCAGGGGCTCGACGCGCTGAAGGTGCGCGAGCGCCAGGCGCAGCAGGCGGTGGAGGCCCAGCAGCAGGCCGCGCTCGACGCCCGGCAGGCGGCGGCCGCCGCGCGCCAGCGCCTCGGCCAGCTCGAAGCTGCCGGCTACGAATCGATGCGCGCGGCGCAGCGCAAGGTGGAGATGCGCGTGTTCCTCTACCGCCTCGCGCTCACGCTGCCGCTGCTCGTGGTGGCCGGCTGGCTGTTCGCGAAGAAGCGCAAGAGCACGTGGTGGCCGTTCGTCTGGGGCTTCATCTTCTTCGCGCTGTTCGCGTTTTTCGTCGAACTCGTGCCCTACCTGCCGAGCTACGGCGGCTACGTGCGCTCCATCGTCGGCATCGTGGTCACCGTGCTGGTGGGGCGCTACGCCATCCTCGCGCTCAACCGCTACCTGGAGCGCCAACGCCAAGCCGAGGCCCTGCCCGATGCGCAGCGCCGCGAGGAGCTGAGCTACGACGTCGCCCTGGCCCGGCTCGACAAGGGCGTGTGCCCCGGCTGCGAGCGCCCGGTGGACCTGAAGAACACGGCCATCGACTTCTGCCCGCACTGCGGCATCGGCCTCTTCGACCGCTGCGGCGCCTGCAGCACCCGCAAGAGCGCCTTCGCGCGGTTCTGCCACGCCTGCGGCACGGCGGCGGCGCCGGCCGGGGGCGCCTGA
- a CDS encoding methyl-accepting chemotaxis protein codes for MNPTPLKISTKMLLLLVSLCLCMAAVGTLGLVGMRMAKDGLDSVYRDRVVPLKQIKMVSDAYAVDIVDTAHKVRDGALTPAQAEQSVLKARERIEAQWKAYLATDLVEAEKALVAAFVPLRARADQATERLLALVRAGDLEGVRAFAAREMYPAMDPLQEVLGQLIELQLTETQKQYEASEVLYHRNLWIEIGLVIACVLGAAIAGYAITRGITRALGAEPDAAAALAREVARGNLAVPIRLAEGDRSSLMAQLRTMQDSLARVVGRVHQSSHGVATASTQIAQGNTDLSSRTEEQASALQQTAASMEQLTSTVRQNADHLAEANRYAQSAATVAADGGDVMQQVVHTMREVDESARQIASIISVIDGIAFQTNILALNAAVEAARAGEQGRGFAVVASEVRSLAGRAAEAARQIKGLIDRSVSRVQRGSELVAQAENTMSQVVQSVRRATDLMGEISAASGEQSLGAAQISDAVSQMDQVTQQNAALVEEMAAAAASMSVQARELVETVAHFHLPAAADRPVLAAARLA; via the coding sequence ATGAACCCCACGCCCCTCAAGATCTCGACCAAGATGCTCCTGCTGCTGGTCTCGCTGTGCCTGTGCATGGCCGCCGTCGGCACCCTCGGCCTCGTGGGCATGCGCATGGCCAAGGACGGGCTGGATTCCGTCTACCGCGACCGCGTGGTCCCGCTCAAGCAGATCAAGATGGTGTCCGATGCGTACGCGGTGGACATCGTGGACACCGCGCACAAGGTGCGCGACGGCGCGCTGACCCCCGCGCAGGCCGAGCAGTCGGTACTGAAGGCCCGCGAGCGGATCGAGGCGCAGTGGAAGGCCTACCTGGCCACTGACCTCGTGGAGGCCGAGAAGGCGCTGGTGGCGGCGTTCGTGCCGCTCAGGGCGCGGGCCGACCAGGCCACCGAGCGGCTGCTGGCGCTGGTCCGTGCCGGCGACCTGGAGGGTGTGCGGGCCTTCGCCGCGCGCGAGATGTACCCCGCCATGGACCCGCTGCAGGAGGTGCTGGGCCAGCTGATCGAGCTGCAGCTCACGGAGACGCAGAAGCAGTACGAGGCGAGCGAGGTGCTCTACCACCGCAACCTCTGGATCGAGATCGGGCTGGTGATCGCGTGCGTGCTGGGCGCGGCGATCGCCGGCTACGCCATCACGCGCGGCATCACGCGCGCCCTGGGCGCCGAGCCGGATGCCGCCGCCGCGCTGGCGCGCGAGGTGGCCCGCGGCAACCTCGCAGTGCCGATCCGGCTCGCCGAGGGCGACCGCTCCAGCCTCATGGCGCAGCTGCGCACCATGCAGGACAGCCTGGCCCGCGTGGTGGGCCGCGTGCACCAGAGCTCGCACGGCGTGGCCACGGCGTCCACGCAGATCGCGCAGGGCAACACCGACCTGTCCTCCCGCACCGAGGAGCAGGCGAGCGCCCTGCAGCAGACGGCGGCCTCCATGGAGCAGCTCACCTCCACGGTGCGCCAGAACGCCGACCACCTCGCCGAGGCCAACCGGTACGCGCAGAGCGCGGCCACGGTCGCGGCCGACGGCGGCGACGTGATGCAGCAGGTGGTGCACACCATGCGCGAGGTGGACGAGAGCGCGCGGCAGATCGCCAGCATCATCTCGGTGATCGACGGCATCGCCTTCCAGACGAACATCCTCGCGCTCAACGCCGCCGTCGAGGCCGCGCGTGCCGGCGAGCAGGGCCGGGGCTTCGCGGTCGTGGCGAGCGAGGTGCGCAGCCTGGCGGGCCGCGCGGCCGAGGCCGCCAGGCAGATCAAGGGCCTGATCGACCGCAGCGTCTCGCGCGTGCAGAGGGGCTCGGAGCTGGTCGCGCAGGCCGAGAACACGATGTCGCAGGTGGTGCAGTCGGTGCGCCGCGCCACCGACCTCATGGGCGAGATCAGCGCCGCGAGCGGCGAGCAGTCGCTGGGCGCCGCGCAGATCAGCGACGCGGTGTCGCAGATGGACCAGGTCACGCAGCAGAACGCCGCGCTGGTCGAGGAAATGGCGGCCGCGGCGGCCAGCATGAGCGTGCAGGCGCGCGAGCTGGTCGAGACGGTGGCGCACTTCCATCTGCCCGCCGCCGCCGACCGCCCGGTCCTGGCGGCCGCGCGGCTGGCCTGA
- a CDS encoding YiaA/YiaB family inner membrane protein — MSRHSASPSPSSTPLVQRDTSAWQLQVWVSFGIAAFCCAVGLAWLPGERLEQIFMVMGYVFCLSAVFMLAKFVRDNQAAARRGAGDTPLFKIVVWGGFGVAVGLTGWGLADMEISPTYKAFLGVSWLYLLTTAFTLAKMLRDRHEADLAEARLQGRREAMQMAPAAAPTAQEPPAPDAPAHAGRAAN, encoded by the coding sequence ATGTCACGCCATTCCGCTTCCCCGTCGCCTTCTTCCACCCCGCTGGTCCAGCGCGATACCTCCGCCTGGCAATTGCAGGTCTGGGTGTCGTTCGGCATCGCCGCCTTCTGCTGCGCGGTGGGGCTGGCCTGGCTGCCGGGAGAGCGGCTGGAGCAGATCTTCATGGTGATGGGCTATGTGTTCTGCCTCTCGGCCGTGTTCATGCTCGCCAAGTTCGTGCGCGACAACCAGGCCGCCGCGCGCCGCGGCGCGGGCGACACGCCGCTGTTCAAGATCGTGGTCTGGGGCGGTTTCGGCGTGGCCGTGGGGCTCACCGGCTGGGGCCTCGCGGACATGGAGATCTCGCCCACCTACAAGGCCTTCCTGGGCGTGAGCTGGCTCTACCTCCTCACCACCGCGTTCACGCTGGCCAAGATGCTGCGCGACCGCCACGAGGCCGACCTTGCCGAAGCCCGCCTGCAGGGCCGCCGCGAGGCGATGCAGATGGCCCCGGCCGCCGCCCCCACCGCGCAGGAACCTCCTGCCCCGGACGCGCCCGCGCATGCAGGCCGCGCCGCGAATTGA
- a CDS encoding universal stress protein: MLKILVAVDGSDLSLDAVRHTLTLVRQGLAASVVLAHAQEPATLYEMVVSRDPDLIAAASLEAGLHLLAPARALVDAAGIPCEIEVGVGDVAPTLVDIAERTQCGLIVIGARGQGAIASALLGSVSQALVQASPVPVTIVKHSDAAPVQEPDLLGDGAEPDPV, from the coding sequence ATGCTCAAGATCCTCGTCGCCGTCGATGGCTCCGATCTCTCGCTCGATGCCGTGCGCCACACGCTCACGCTGGTGCGCCAGGGCCTCGCGGCCTCCGTGGTGCTCGCGCATGCGCAGGAGCCCGCCACGCTCTACGAGATGGTGGTCTCGCGCGACCCCGACCTCATCGCCGCCGCCAGCCTGGAGGCCGGCCTGCACCTCCTGGCGCCGGCCCGCGCCCTGGTCGATGCGGCGGGCATCCCGTGCGAAATCGAAGTGGGCGTGGGCGACGTGGCCCCGACGCTCGTGGACATCGCCGAGCGCACGCAGTGCGGCCTCATCGTGATCGGCGCGCGCGGGCAGGGCGCCATCGCCAGCGCGCTGCTGGGCTCGGTCTCGCAGGCCCTGGTGCAGGCCAGCCCCGTGCCCGTGACCATCGTGAAGCATTCGGATGCCGCGCCGGTCCAGGAGCCCGACCTGCTGGGCGACGGTGCCGAGCCCGATCCGGTGTAG
- a CDS encoding IS1 family transposase, which yields MGWALGDRGAATARVLQQQLPPSASAAHIEYCTDHHRPYLAVLAGRRHTVGKAHTHHIESLNNKLRCYLARLRRKTHAYSKSAQALRDALLFIWRRKFGAVLQPQVGCIESTRLWDEPVQIPI from the coding sequence GTGGGCTGGGCCCTGGGCGATAGAGGAGCTGCCACCGCCCGGGTACTGCAGCAGCAATTGCCGCCCTCTGCGAGTGCAGCCCACATTGAATACTGCACCGACCACCACAGGCCCTATCTTGCGGTCCTCGCGGGCAGGCGCCATACGGTGGGCAAAGCCCATACCCATCACATTGAGAGCCTGAACAACAAGCTGCGCTGTTATTTGGCACGCCTGCGCAGAAAGACCCATGCGTACAGCAAGAGCGCACAGGCGCTCAGGGATGCGCTGCTGTTTATCTGGCGGCGCAAGTTCGGCGCTGTGCTGCAGCCCCAGGTGGGCTGCATTGAGAGCACGCGTTTGTGGGATGAACCGGTTCAAATACCTATTTAG